AACCTGCGACTTCATGGTTCTCAATGTACTTTACTTTATTGACCTTTTGGACAGTCCCTCCATTTCAAAATAAGTGGCTTTTTACATAATTAAGAAGACATTAATGATGTTCTTctaattttacccttatttaaataaataaagtattaatgaaaaatacacaaatatcCCCTAGATTATGACCGATATCCCatagacacaccttaactattCTAAGGTCATATTACtccctgattatttttttttgtaattttgtgcacttTTTTAGCTTACGTGACATCCAAGTATCTCCCACacgcctcaattgcgtggagtcacgGAGTGTGCCACCTAAGACAAAAGGTatataaaactacaaaaaattaagttcatgggtaatagaaccttagtttatttaagatgtgtctctgagattttggtTATAGTCTAGGGgatacttgtacattttcctAAAGTTTTACATAACCAAGTAATTACTACTAAAGAGTTGCATCTTTTTCAAGGTATATATGAAGGGTAAGTTAGTAAAAGTACACCACATTTCTAGTAGGAATGAGTACTTTCGTTTCGTTAAGGGGGTGTGCCCAGACTAAAAACATCACTTATTTTGAAATGGAAAGAGTAACTCTGTATATGTAATTATGTAGAAAATGGATCAAAAGGGAAGTTGGGAAAGCCAGCAATTTTGGAATGGGCATCCTCCAAGACTTGGATATCAGTAGAAGAAGCAGCATTCAATATTACATTTGATTGGGATGAGTCGTTAGGAGTACCAGGTGCTTTCATTGTAAAGAACAATCATCACAGCCAGTTTTACCTCAAGACTCTCACTTTACATGATGTTCCTGGAGATGGTGAAGTTCATTTTGTCTGCAATTCTTGGGTGTATCCGTCACATCGTTACAACTATGATCGAGTGTTTTTCAGCAACAAGGTAATGATATTCTAAACCAAGCTAACATGTAAAAGGgcataaattcaaatttctgaACTTTTGTTTGTTATTAGACATACTTGCCATGCAACACACCAGAACCCCTTGTGGCATACAGAAATGAGGAGCTCGTTAATCTTCGAGGTACAGGTTCTGGTATGCTCAAGGAATGGGACAGAGTTTATGACTATGCTGTCTACAATGATTTAGGATATGATCGACCTGTGCTTGGTCGATCTAAGGATTATCCATACCCTCGTAGAGTCGGAACAAGTCGTCCACCGACTAAAAGAGGTAAGCTCACAAACACATAATGTTTATAGGTAGCAAAGAACCAACTACCAAAAGAATAAGGTGAATAGAGTTTAAGTTTGTTTTGTTGCAGATTCTAGCTTAGAGAAGCGGTTGCCACGTCTGAGTTTGAACATTTATGTTCCGCGAGATGAACTTTTCAACCATGTGAAGTTTAATGATTTCCTTACATATAGTGCCACATCAATAATTCGGGTTGTGATCCCAGAGACTGCGTCTGTGTTAGCTAGACCTTTCAACGAGTTCAAAAGCTTCGAACGTGTACTAGAATTCTATAAAGATAGTGATGAGGAAAGGTCCAGGGAGTGTCTACCATGGAAAATACTCAAAGGGCAATTTCATAAATATCCAATTCCTCATGTAATTGAAGGTACCTATGTCTTCCTTCTCTTATGTCTCCACAACTAAGTTTAGCTTCTAAGTACTTGCTAAGGTGAAAAGATGGGTACTAATTGTGAACCTTTTCGAGAAAACTACAGAAGATAACTCAGCATGGAGGTCAGATGAAGAGTTTGGACGTGAAATGCTGGCTGGCGTTAACCCTGTGATTATCCAGCGTCTACAGGTAAACATAATAcattaatctttcttttttttggcaTAACACATAAACGGACACTCAAACATGGCCTCGGTCACTCCAACTTTGAGTATGCACATCCAGAAACTTCAACTCATCTCAATTGTGTCAGATGAACACTCTAACTTACAAGATGATCATCTAGACACCTCTAAAACTTATGTGTCAGGTCAACATAGGGTGTCCATGAGACACAGTAGAGACGAGTTGGAGTGCTTACTTGCAAGATGAAGACAAGTTCGAGTGTCtgtttaattattgtaattCTTTCACTCTGAATGATAAGTACTGAAAGACTAAATTCTTATCAGGAATTTCCACCCACAAGCAAGCTAAATCCTGAAGTATATGGCAATCACACCAGTAAAATAACAAGGGAGCAGATAGAGAAATACATGGATGGACTAACTGTGGATGATGTAATACtcttttttatctttctctAGTGATTATCGTATTtatatgaagagaaaatgaaataattctTTGTAACAGAACACTTATCATCTGTCTTTAGTACTTTagatgttatatatatatttacgcGATTATCTTTTGTGGACACAGGCAATAAAGAATGACAGGCTATTCATCTTAAATTATCATGACCTACTTATGCCATATATTACTCGGATTAACTCAACAACCACAAAGATATATGCTAGTCGGACCATCCTTTTACTCCAAGACGATGGAACATTGAAGCCACTTGCGATTGAACTGAGCTTGCCACATCCACAAGGAGAAAAACACGGTTTCACCAGTCAAGTATTTAGCCCAAGTAATGATGAGAGCGTCGAAGGCTATGTCTGGCATTTGGCCAAAGCTTATGTTGCTGTAAATGACtctggttatcatcagctcatcAGTCACTGGTGCGCGActtaaaattgtagaatttaGATGCATGATAATTACCTCTTGAACTGACTATTGATTTTGCTACTTTTTGCTTCCAGGCTGAACACACATGCAGTGATAGAGCCATTCATTATAGCAGCAAACAGACAATTGAGTGTGGTTCATCCAATCTATAAGCTTCTACAACCCCACTTCCGTGATACATTGTACGTCAATGGTTTGGCTAGGCAGATCCTCATTAATGCAGGTGGAATACTTGAATCGACAGTATTCCCGTCCAAGTATGCCATGGAGATGTCTTCTGTCATCTATAAGAATTGGGTGTTCACTGAACAGGCACTCCCTGCAGATTTACTTAAAAGGTAGGACGCTATATAGTCGTTACAACGACTTAAAACTCAATGTCATATCCATTTTGTCCAACAAACACTCATTTTTTCTGTTTCAATTACAGAGGAGTTGCAGTGCCAGACTCAAGCCAGCCTAATGGCCTTAGACTTCTGATAAAAGATTATCCTTTCGCGGTTGATGGACTTGAAATTTGGTCAGCAATCGAAGCCTGGGTTGACGAATACTGTTCCTTCTATTACTCAACTGATGACATGATCCGTGACGACACTGAACTCCAGTCTTGGTGGATGGAAGTTCGCAATGAAGGTCACGGTGACTTGAAAGATGAACCATGGTGGCCTCAAATGCAGACACGAGCTGAACTCATCGAAACATGTACAATTATTATATGGGTGGCTTCTGCTCTTCATGCAGCTGTCAACTTTGGGCAATATCCTTATGCTGGTTACCTCCCAAATCGTCCAACAGTAAGTCGAAGATTCATGCCTGAGCCAGGCACCCCTGAGTATGCTGAGCTCGAGTCAAACCATGAACGCGCCTACCTAAAGACAATCACAGCTCAGCTACAAACTCTTATGGGCATCTCATTGATAGAGATGTTATCTATGCATTCTGAAGATGAGATTTATCTCGGGCAACGAGACAATCCTGAATGGACTTGTGATCGACAACCACGACAAGCATTGCAGAAATTCAGTGACAAgttggttgaaattgaaaacAGAATAATAGATAGGAACAATGACAACATATTGAAGAACAGAAATGGACCTGTAAAATTGCCTTACACATTACTATATCCAAATGCCACAGGTGACAAGAGTGCAACAGGACTTACTGGCAAGGGAATCCCCAACAGTGTCTCAATATGAAAGTTGCATGACATTGCAATGGTTTGTTGCATATGAAATCACACAACTTCAACACTCTCAGTAATTCTTTAGTTTTAATTTGTTCGTCTTGCTTACTATTTGGATAGTCAcatgatatttttctttgaCAATGATTTATTTGAATACTTTTTGAATTATCAACTACTATGACTTATACTATTTTTTGTGCAGTTTCTAAatattttgaggaaaaattactaaatacaccacttattttatcatcttttttgaaatttcctaccatttggaaaagaattacaaaaataCCCTATTCTCGGATATATTTGTATCGGGACGCGATGTATCCAAGGGCGGAGCTACCGACACCCCTTAGTCCGAAAATTACATCGTATATATAGGTTAAAATTTGGTTTAataaatactccctccgtccggtattgtttATCATGTTACGCTTTtcgaaaatcaatttgattaattttcagagttaaattaaatcacattaattcaatattttaaacgaaaaaattagatattttaaaactatatgaaaagtactataaattacaattttttgcatattaatatgatgaaaaaatacatcttaaaatgttaatcaaagtttttatagtttgactctaaaaatagaaatcgtgacaaacaataccggacggagtgagtatatatatatatatatatatatatatatatatatatatatgttagtaTTTACTATTACTAAAAGTGGGAAGCGCCAAAGTTAGAAAAGTTAGATTACCATTTTAACCCTAAGCTAAATTAAacatttagttaattaataacttattaaataataatatttaattattatttaagttGTTAGTTATTTATTAGTATAAAGACAATGAAagaatcataatatttattttaatagtatttgaCATTTCAATTTTCCATGTGACTTTTCATGTTTCcgtaatattttttctataaatttaacttttcaaGAAAGACTTTTATGTATCCCTCGGCTAAATTACACatctaattaataaattattaaacaataataatttaattattatttgaacTGTTACTTATTTCTTAGTATAAAGACAATGAAAgaatcattatatttattttggaaaaatcCATTTTGCCAGAAAATATGATCGAATATGGCCAGAATAACATTTTACTTATATTCTTCTAtctttttgaacatttttactattttaactttaatatcttttaactaaaaaatggaaaaaaaattagtttattttaaaattgaaaaaaaattatagattatttaattttctggGGAAATTTTCTGGTCATTTAGCATTACCcatttattttaatagtatttgacctttcaatttttcatgtgaCTTTCATAATTCCGTAATTTTTATCCTACAAACTTAATTTTCCAAGAAAGTTTTTTATTTACTACTCCTACAATACTTTGTAAGTAGGTGTTCTAAATGGGTGAAATAATGTCACAATTTGTGATGAAAGTTGCGAGATTCTCTTATACAGTCATAAAAATAGACAAGAATTCAACTATTGAACCATCGGAGCTTGGTATGTTAGTTTTATACTTATTTGTAGTAACTAGAATTATAAtaagacttttttttaatatccgTTCATACGGTTGAAAACTCttgctttaattttaaaattttatttagtttttcatTATATAGACTTTTTTCTAATCTCACGTGTatcttctcattttttttggTTCATTGTACTTATAATTCTACATATACATTAACTTTCATCTTTAAGAATCAACGTAATAAAatgtgtacttttttttttggaaaaagaaaaaggtgaaACATATAGCATTAGATTAATGGTAGATAAGttatatatgaagaaaaaattaaattctattataaaatagtagttatttttataaatatcacgattcaatatataaataataagactttttacatcttagttttaaatatttataattagcTAGTTAGTTTAAAATGTTTGTGGATAAAAATTTAGTATAATCTTTTAAACACATTCATTATAATTATCAGAAATGGAAAGATTTTGTTTTCCTTTCACTCAATgttaattttaaatcatttttggtACAAAAAGCAAATAATTTCCTCTCAAACTTTTAATTGAAGAAACATTAATATTATACCATGATTTGTAGAAAATGAATCTCATACAATCTTTTGATCTTCTA
The nucleotide sequence above comes from Solanum pennellii chromosome 9, SPENNV200. Encoded proteins:
- the LOC107031569 gene encoding probable linoleate 9S-lipoxygenase 5, whose translation is MGCAEILEKLLETVCGKQRDVPVERDIIKIKGTVVLMKKNVLNFKDAGSAFLDRMHELFGKRVTIQLVSAEHADPENGSKGKLGKPAILEWASSKTWISVEEAAFNITFDWDESLGVPGAFIVKNNHHSQFYLKTLTLHDVPGDGEVHFVCNSWVYPSHRYNYDRVFFSNKTYLPCNTPEPLVAYRNEELVNLRGTGSGMLKEWDRVYDYAVYNDLGYDRPVLGRSKDYPYPRRVGTSRPPTKRDSSLEKRLPRLSLNIYVPRDELFNHVKFNDFLTYSATSIIRVVIPETASVLARPFNEFKSFERVLEFYKDSDEERSRECLPWKILKGQFHKYPIPHVIEEDNSAWRSDEEFGREMLAGVNPVIIQRLQEFPPTSKLNPEVYGNHTSKITREQIEKYMDGLTVDDAIKNDRLFILNYHDLLMPYITRINSTTTKIYASRTILLLQDDGTLKPLAIELSLPHPQGEKHGFTSQVFSPSNDESVEGYVWHLAKAYVAVNDSGYHQLISHWLNTHAVIEPFIIAANRQLSVVHPIYKLLQPHFRDTLYVNGLARQILINAGGILESTVFPSKYAMEMSSVIYKNWVFTEQALPADLLKRGVAVPDSSQPNGLRLLIKDYPFAVDGLEIWSAIEAWVDEYCSFYYSTDDMIRDDTELQSWWMEVRNEGHGDLKDEPWWPQMQTRAELIETCTIIIWVASALHAAVNFGQYPYAGYLPNRPTVSRRFMPEPGTPEYAELESNHERAYLKTITAQLQTLMGISLIEMLSMHSEDEIYLGQRDNPEWTCDRQPRQALQKFSDKLVEIENRIIDRNNDNILKNRNGPVKLPYTLLYPNATGDKSATGLTGKGIPNSVSI